Proteins encoded together in one Pseudomonadota bacterium window:
- a CDS encoding DUF4199 domain-containing protein has protein sequence MTRNILIYGAIAGALTITSIALGIVFGGEGGGSELVGYTIMLVALSLIFIGVKRYRDNEQGGVIRFWTAFQLGLGMAVVAGLVYVIGWEFFLWQTDYAFFGDYMQSEIAKRESAGASAQEIAAFRKEMSDASELYSNPVYRMPISFTEIFPIAALVALVSAAVLRNSKVLPAQ, from the coding sequence ATGACACGCAACATCCTTATCTATGGCGCGATTGCAGGCGCGCTCACAATTACCAGCATTGCGCTGGGCATAGTGTTCGGTGGTGAAGGCGGCGGCAGCGAGCTTGTCGGCTATACCATCATGCTGGTCGCGCTGAGCCTGATCTTTATCGGCGTGAAACGCTATCGCGACAATGAGCAGGGCGGCGTCATCCGCTTCTGGACCGCGTTTCAGCTCGGCCTTGGCATGGCTGTGGTCGCTGGCCTTGTTTATGTCATCGGCTGGGAGTTCTTCCTGTGGCAGACCGATTATGCGTTTTTCGGTGACTATATGCAGAGCGAGATTGCCAAGCGCGAATCTGCGGGCGCATCGGCTCAGGAAATCGCTGCCTTCCGAAAGGAGATGAGCGATGCATCGGAGCTTTACAGCAACCCGGTCTATCGCATGCCGATCAGCTTTACCGAAATCTTCCCGATTGCGGCGCTGGTGGCGCTGGTTTCTGCGGCCGTGCTCCGCAACAGCAAGGTTTTGCCAGCGCAGTGA
- the argC gene encoding N-acetyl-gamma-glutamyl-phosphate reductase: MSLTVFIDGAAGTTGLKIRERLEQHDALSLLSLSDQDRRNPDRRRDILNAADIAILCLPDDAAREAVAMVEGGTTRIIDASSAHRTDKDWVYGFAELDPQQFDAISGARFVSNPGCYPTGFVALVAPLVDAGLVPADYPFTVHAVSGYSGGGKALIGRMEEDEPDIAWRGYGLDMMHKHLPEMTLHAGLAHAPIFSPAVVHAYRGMAVEVPLHIGGTSDVAGADALHERLAEHYAHAPLVTVRPLVNDGAPEELLIRTGTLGDDRLKLSVFSRADGRQARLFAMLDNLGKGASGAAVQNLNIMAGLDPVTGLRL; the protein is encoded by the coding sequence ATGAGTTTGACGGTTTTCATCGACGGCGCTGCTGGTACTACTGGCCTGAAAATCCGCGAGCGGCTTGAGCAGCATGATGCCCTGTCGCTTCTCAGTCTCAGTGATCAGGACCGGCGCAACCCGGACCGACGGCGCGACATTCTCAACGCTGCCGATATTGCGATATTGTGCCTGCCGGATGATGCGGCGCGTGAGGCCGTGGCGATGGTCGAAGGCGGGACCACCAGGATCATCGATGCGTCCAGCGCGCATCGCACCGATAAGGATTGGGTCTATGGCTTTGCCGAGCTCGATCCGCAGCAGTTCGACGCCATATCCGGCGCGCGTTTCGTCTCCAATCCGGGCTGTTATCCGACCGGTTTCGTGGCGTTGGTCGCACCTCTTGTAGATGCCGGGCTGGTGCCTGCGGATTATCCGTTCACCGTACATGCGGTCTCCGGCTATTCGGGCGGCGGCAAGGCGCTGATCGGTCGCATGGAGGAAGATGAACCGGATATCGCCTGGCGCGGCTATGGGCTGGATATGATGCACAAGCATCTGCCCGAAATGACGCTGCATGCCGGCTTGGCGCATGCGCCGATTTTCTCGCCCGCCGTTGTCCATGCCTATCGCGGCATGGCGGTTGAGGTGCCGCTGCATATTGGTGGCACATCGGATGTCGCCGGGGCCGATGCCCTGCATGAACGGCTGGCAGAGCATTATGCGCACGCACCACTGGTTACGGTCCGTCCGCTGGTCAACGACGGCGCACCCGAAGAGTTGCTGATCCGCACCGGCACCCTTGGCGATGACAGACTGAAACTCTCTGTTTTCAGCCGTGCCGATGGCCGTCAGGCGCGCCTGTTCGCGATGCTCGACAATCTCGGCAAAGGCGCCAGCGGCGCAGCGGTTCAAAACCTCAACATCATGGCAGGCCTGGATCCGGTGACCGGTCTGCGGTTGTGA
- a CDS encoding MarR family transcriptional regulator: MMMTLTIQWMQGLISYVRASEPDLTNRQLAVLMLVHYQQGPHTVRGLAKRLNVSKPVITRALDKLANLGFLARQPDETDGRNVFIVATDAGARFLEKFEDYFDRDDSERPSLVTGDWAIRH; encoded by the coding sequence ATGATGATGACATTGACGATACAATGGATGCAGGGACTGATCAGCTATGTGCGGGCGTCCGAACCTGATCTTACCAATCGCCAACTCGCGGTACTGATGCTGGTGCATTACCAGCAGGGACCGCATACGGTCCGTGGCCTGGCCAAGCGGCTTAATGTTTCCAAGCCGGTGATCACGCGGGCACTGGACAAACTTGCCAATCTCGGCTTTCTGGCACGGCAGCCCGACGAGACTGATGGTCGGAATGTGTTTATTGTCGCCACCGATGCCGGAGCGCGTTTCCTTGAGAAGTTCGAAGACTATTTCGACAGGGACGATAGCGAGCGTCCCTCCCTTGTCACAGGCGACTGGGCTATTCGGCACTGA
- a CDS encoding NlpC/P60 family protein, producing the protein MSQATGLFGTESGGIRRFRLSGPAPRHDIRITPARGDLADIRLAGKVFASSYVAAIPYHCVAALTTLHRAPSDIAEAVSQLRLGDGFAVLEIAGGWCWGYCLDDGYCGYVRASSLARDTIAATHRVTARSTLIFAEADFKSPIVMRPAMGTSLVISEEQGHFSCCGQGYVPTGHIGRIDDSARTGAEAIADMAERLIGAPYVWGGRSGDGLDCSGLVQLVLALGGIAAPRDSDQQQEALGIEIDPAMALQRNDLVFFPHHVGIMVDAHLLVHANSDAMCVSVEPLDNVVARLSSRGHEQAITARKRL; encoded by the coding sequence TTGTCACAGGCGACTGGGCTATTCGGCACTGAGTCTGGCGGCATCCGGCGGTTTCGCCTGAGCGGTCCGGCGCCGCGTCATGATATCCGCATCACCCCGGCCCGGGGTGATCTGGCCGATATCCGCCTCGCCGGAAAAGTATTCGCCTCCTCCTATGTCGCAGCTATACCCTATCATTGCGTAGCAGCTTTAACGACCTTGCACCGCGCGCCATCGGATATCGCCGAAGCGGTGTCGCAGTTGCGGCTGGGCGATGGTTTTGCAGTGCTCGAAATTGCCGGTGGCTGGTGCTGGGGTTATTGCCTTGACGATGGCTATTGCGGCTATGTCCGCGCGTCGTCGCTGGCGCGGGACACGATTGCGGCAACGCACCGGGTGACTGCGCGTTCGACCCTGATCTTTGCTGAAGCCGATTTCAAATCACCGATTGTCATGCGACCGGCCATGGGTACGAGCCTTGTCATTTCCGAAGAACAGGGCCATTTCAGCTGTTGCGGCCAGGGCTATGTACCGACCGGCCATATCGGTCGCATTGACGATTCCGCCAGAACCGGGGCAGAGGCCATTGCCGACATGGCCGAAAGGCTGATCGGGGCGCCTTATGTCTGGGGCGGACGCAGCGGTGACGGGCTCGACTGCTCGGGACTGGTGCAGCTGGTATTGGCGCTTGGCGGTATCGCTGCGCCGCGCGACAGCGACCAGCAGCAAGAAGCGCTGGGCATAGAGATCGACCCCGCCATGGCTCTGCAGCGCAATGATTTGGTATTTTTTCCGCATCATGTCGGTATCATGGTGGATGCGCATCTTCTGGTGCATGCCAATAGCGATGCCATGTGCGTGTCGGTAGAGCCGCTCGACAATGTGGTGGCGCGGCTCTCGTCACGGGGGCACGAACAAGCGATAACCGCAAGGAAACGATTGTAA
- a CDS encoding TetR family transcriptional regulator, which produces MTQENASAASPKRSAKVEAMVDAMADFVLQNGLTAASLRPLAKAAGTSDRMLLYYFPDKDALMAAILERVADRMVAMLDAIADSEPMPPDALLAALMPLLSSDLAWPFMRIWIALASEGAHGDANAHIVGKRLGEKFLLWGKERLAGADEETRHKAACRLLVMIEGQVLLKALGLEQVGKDALG; this is translated from the coding sequence GTGACACAGGAAAACGCATCAGCAGCATCGCCGAAGCGCAGCGCAAAAGTCGAGGCCATGGTCGACGCCATGGCCGACTTTGTTCTGCAAAATGGCCTGACCGCAGCCAGTCTCAGACCACTGGCAAAGGCCGCAGGCACCAGCGACCGGATGCTGCTCTATTATTTCCCCGACAAGGATGCCCTGATGGCAGCGATATTGGAGCGGGTGGCTGATCGCATGGTGGCGATGCTGGACGCCATTGCCGACAGCGAACCGATGCCCCCGGATGCCCTGCTGGCGGCGTTGATGCCGCTGCTTTCCAGCGATCTGGCATGGCCGTTCATGCGTATCTGGATCGCTCTCGCCAGCGAAGGTGCCCATGGCGATGCCAATGCCCATATTGTTGGCAAGAGGCTCGGTGAGAAGTTTCTTTTATGGGGCAAGGAACGCCTGGCCGGGGCTGATGAAGAGACACGGCACAAGGCAGCGTGTCGGTTGCTGGTGATGATCGAGGGTCAGGTGCTGCTCAAGGCGCTTGGACTGGAACAGGTCGGGAAGGACGCACTCGGCTGA